One window of the bacterium genome contains the following:
- a CDS encoding lipopolysaccharide biosynthesis protein, producing the protein MAAPLTGNAALPLERPAARLSLRANFAWTLSGNVVYAGCQWGMLVALAKLGTPEWVGQFALGLAVTAPVLLFANLQLRSVQATDVEDQYRFGHFLALRLLMLGLAVLCIAGVILISGFGRQAALVVAAVGLAKSFESISDVYYGLMQKHERMDRIAKSMMIKGPLSLAALAAGTYVTRSVAIGVAAMAVVWLGVLVLYDMRSGRMILKANGARVDGKPLWNGAVLRRLAWLALPLGVVMMLNSLNANIPRYAVEQRLGQWELGIFAALAYLQIAESTVINALGQSATPRLAAYFMQRQMPLFNLLNRRLLLMGIGMGAAGVAVALGCGHFILTLIYRPEYAEYSSVFVWLMAGAALSNVAGFIGYGLTAAKCFRVQMPLLIGESLVLTAACFLLVPVSGLMGAAIAYVIAKGCLIVFSALALRHAVKSVAGLTGAGEEASHA; encoded by the coding sequence ATGGCCGCACCGCTTACAGGGAATGCCGCGCTGCCGCTGGAGCGTCCGGCTGCGCGCTTAAGCCTCCGCGCGAATTTTGCGTGGACGCTTTCCGGGAATGTCGTCTACGCCGGGTGCCAGTGGGGAATGCTGGTGGCACTGGCCAAATTGGGAACTCCCGAATGGGTAGGGCAGTTCGCGCTGGGTCTGGCGGTCACGGCTCCTGTTCTGCTCTTTGCAAATCTGCAACTGCGTTCCGTGCAGGCCACCGACGTCGAAGATCAGTACCGCTTCGGCCATTTCCTTGCGTTGCGGTTGCTGATGCTCGGTCTGGCGGTCCTATGCATCGCCGGTGTGATTCTGATCAGCGGTTTCGGCAGACAAGCCGCGCTGGTTGTGGCGGCGGTAGGGCTGGCTAAGAGTTTCGAGTCCATCAGTGACGTCTACTATGGCTTGATGCAGAAGCACGAGCGCATGGACCGCATTGCCAAATCGATGATGATCAAGGGTCCGCTGTCCCTCGCGGCGCTGGCGGCCGGCACCTATGTTACCCGCAGCGTCGCAATCGGCGTTGCGGCCATGGCCGTCGTATGGCTTGGCGTGCTTGTCCTGTATGATATGCGCAGCGGCAGGATGATTCTGAAAGCGAATGGCGCGCGAGTAGACGGCAAACCGCTCTGGAATGGGGCGGTCCTGCGCCGGCTTGCGTGGCTGGCTTTGCCGCTCGGCGTGGTGATGATGCTCAATTCGCTGAATGCCAACATACCGCGTTATGCCGTCGAGCAGCGTCTTGGGCAATGGGAGTTGGGTATTTTTGCGGCGCTGGCGTATTTGCAGATTGCCGAAAGCACCGTAATCAATGCTCTCGGTCAATCGGCAACGCCACGGCTGGCGGCGTATTTCATGCAGCGGCAAATGCCGTTATTCAACCTTCTGAATCGCCGTTTGCTGCTGATGGGCATTGGAATGGGCGCCGCTGGAGTCGCCGTGGCTCTTGGCTGCGGCCACTTCATCCTGACGCTGATCTACCGGCCCGAGTATGCCGAATACTCCTCGGTGTTCGTCTGGCTGATGGCGGGCGCGGCGCTTTCCAACGTGGCGGGATTCATCGGTTACGGACTAACCGCGGCCAAGTGCTTTCGAGTGCAGATGCCGCTCTTGATTGGAGAGTCTCTGGTGCTGACGGCCGCCTGTTTTTTGCTGGTTCCTGTGTCGGGCCTGATGGGTGCGGCCATCGCCTATGTGATTGCGAAAGGATGCCTGATTGTGTTTAGCGCACTTGCCCTGCGGCATGCGGTGAAGAGTGTCGCCGGGTTGACTGGCGCCGGTGAGGAGGCCTCTCATGCCTGA